The window TATCGTTATAATTGCTATTAAAGTCCCCTGAGGAAAATTAACTTCATCGATTAAGCCTCCATACGGTCAACAAATTTTCAGAATTGTCTTTTCATAGATTCTTGTTCGGCAACAAGAATGCACGCAGAAATATTACAGCGGTTGTTATTAGCGCCAACATAACATGTGACGATATAATCATGTAATACATCAGTGCATACCCGGTTtgttcaatgtataatatagtattatttaaaatcttaataagaattattttgttctctttttttatcctcattatattttttaaactatctATAGATAATGATACAAGCTATTCTGGTTCATGATACtggtatttaaataaaacaattgcgtaagtaaatatattttttaaaattaagttagaaTGAAtagcttacaaaattaattcagttgtgttaaaaattacaacaacAAGAATCTAAttcagtttaaaatattagaattaaattaaattaaaaggtgttaattttaaagttttatttatattataaaggcCGCGGCGGCCTTTTTCATGCGaccgatatttgattagcattaGCGCCAAACATGGATGTAAAGCCcgttttacattaatcgcaagCAGCTAGTTACGACTTGCGACATCGAATAAACGCTTAGTTTttagttaaagctcgacagtCATTGGGGCCTGTATTCAGAACGcgctaacaaaaatgttagcaCGTTGTTATCTAAtagaaaaatctgttttttataatacagattCTTCTATTGGATAACAACACGCTAACATTTTTGGGCCTGTGTGTTGCAAATTGCAACTGGCGACTGCGATTAATGTAGAACGGGCTTTACATCCACATTTGGCGTTGATGCtagcagagaggaacctgagagcggttATCGCGTTGTTTTAGTCCATCAgggcctctatgtgcacattgaactatgtagtcaaatatttatgaatcccgtaggtaatgtgtatgactttttgggtctcttctatgctatgtccacgtttatttggttctgtttcatgcccgtaaatttcacaattatatgcattcatattttaaatctgttttatgcaaatgtgcataatcgtgttctataaatgtgcaatactacacatacatgatataaattcaattaattgatttgataaaaattcactcaccgattgttgtcgctgctcctgctgctgatgctgctgctgctgctgctactgctacatttcttttccggttttgattctgaaaatgtgataaatattattcctaaacTCAAACATAAAACCTGcaggtaaagaaatgtatcacttagaaaaatagtatatatttaataccgagtcgctccatggatgccgATTTCtactgacatcatcctgctgtTCTCaaaccgcacattaataacgatcgcccgatactttattcggcaatctcgatattacggataatatatcacacacgagtaaaacgtaaaccgcgcgcgagaatttcactcgacgtgaccgttacatttgaaaaaatacgtaaaaaggACGGCTCATCTAGTCGTCTGATTAGCGGcgaaaatcaacatggcacgaaagtggcatgacgtcacgtaacttcgtggaaacgcaggccgagGAAAGCGGTCGAATGAAAGAACGTATCCCCTTCGAGCAAACACTTTGCTCGAATGCGCACGCGAACACTTCACTTGAAACCGAAGGCAAACGCACGAtgccgcgctttacacatTGAATACGACCTCTGCTACGATCTCACATGGCTCGCGACGGCACTCTCAACAGTCTCAACACCGTAGCTGCGCACAATTCGAATTCTgacacgcgagacacgcacagAACCAACAGAACGTCTGACGATCTGACCGGTACTGGAGCGTAAAACAACATGGCGGCGGGGCAGCGACGTACCGCGCGTACGTGACTGTTGGTAGGTAgactcggcgctagtcggaGCCACTCGGCAAGTCGGTCGCCAGCCCAGCAGCGCACATGAAAAATGCCGaggtggccgctctcaggttcctctctctAGGAAAACAAAGGTTTCGTTGGAATCCCTAGGATATACGTTACGCCATTGGCTGTCGGAAGTCGGACGCGAGACGCCTCCGTCGCATCAGCGACTGGAACGCCACTGCTCCTCTCCACTCCAAAAAAATGCGTTTGCCGACATCTTGGTTGTTCACGATTGCTCGGCAAATGTCTCGTTTTCTTCGACCTTGTgcgagttaattttttttcgaaggaAGCTGACGCAGTATCGACATACCGATTGAAGTACCGTCGAACGGATCGAGCGTGTCGAGAAAGGTCAATTTGCGGAAGTTGTGTTCTCGTCGCAGCGAGGAGAACGGTGGCTGCGACTCGCGCGGCTCGGCCAGGTAAGCTACGAGCTCGTTGCGCGTGATCGGGGACACCGCACAAACGTGCGGCACCGTCGCCCGCGGTCACTCAGTCGCGAAAATACAAATGCGAGATCTTATCGACCTTTTtcctctcctccccctccctcccccctcccgtGGTCTCCTCGTAGTTTCCGCTCCCCGCGGAGTATCCCGCGCAATGGACACCGTCATGCTGCTCGGGCGCGTCGGGTGCGACGCGGTCGATTGGCGTTGACGTCGACACCCATCTCCGTCGATGTGGACCGACTTTGATCTCCCGGGTTTAAACTTGCTCTGTTATTTTTCCAGCTCTAAGAATCTGAAACGAATCGAGGAGTGAAGCGGATTTTCCAAGACAATCTATAATATTGCACAACAATGTTctcttgaaaaatttgaattaactTTGAAATTAACTCAATACAGCCTTCAGACTATCGataatattcattattgtGAATGTTGAGGCCCAGTTTTgcgatttaattggattttaattaactatattttaattttataaaattctattggtgcatgttttatataagacAAATTCTCCTCTATTGAACATGATTATTTAAACTCCAGTTAAACTAGGTTGTAAAATTGGACTCGACGGAAACACTTAAATTGAACCAGGATCAGAGGTGAGTTTTTTAATCATTGCATCGACTGCATTATgcgtaaatgtaatatataatgcaaTCAATTGATCAATGAATAAAAACTCCTTCAATCTACAATCTACATTGATGGAAATGTACAGTAATTGTGCTACATTGATCTACCCTTTTTTCTCCCTCCTGTAAAAAGTTGATCTCGTATGCGGATATTACGGATTTTACATAGTGGaattacgttattaattacatgGTTGTTAAACCAAGTAGCACATTGTAATCGATGGAGAGAAACTCcaatccaaattttttttcccatGAACATAATCTATGCCACATGcgttgtacaaaaatatttattttgttcgtAGACCTTGACGCTGTATCCACTACAGcccccctttctctttctctctctgtctcgctCATCGATAAGTTGCAACCATGAGCTATGGTTACAACAAATACAGGTTGGTAATGTACCGCTTATATATCGCGTCATGAAGGGTTTGTGTTTAAGCCGGCTCGAAGAATGGATAAatgctttttactttttggcACCTCATTAAAGCATCTTGCATCTAGAGTGATCTTAATACatctctattatatttttacagtttttaaaaatattttttaatacatttgcaCATTGCTACTTTGTTTAGTTGTAGATTCTCCCAgaatctgattttttttttaaaaaagcataaGATGTGAGAGAGCGAGATATAAAACATGGGGGCGGGGAGGggggtaaaaaaaaaggacaaaTGCATATGTGAATGTAAACGTAACGAGAAATGTCTTTCTCCGTTTCTTTTGTAGTTCCACCATGAGTTCTCGCGGTCGCGGATTTAGTTCTCGCGGAGGGGGTTCTTACAGGGGTCGAGGTGGTGGAGGAAACGAGTGGAACGGGTCGGCAGGAGGGAATGTATCCAGAGGTGGCTACTCGTCTTCCAGAGGTGGcagatttaaatattcaacgaCGAGCTACGACTCCAGATCAAAATACAATTCAGGTagcttacaaaaaaaaacagaagaaacaatatcaaattaaaactaatatattcttattttaaaaatttgaaaatatctgTAACAGTCATTTGGTTACATAGCATAAAagcaacatatatttttatctaatgaTAATTTTGCACATATGCACATAAAGTTTAAAGAATctgatactttttaattaaatgaaatatatttttacttcaacATTATAATATCACTTAAAAAGTACAGTATAAAAACTTTCATAAtttcactttaaaaataaaaatattctcaaaacaaaaatatttttctctgtgtatatcaattttaaagtcatattataaagaaagaaaacattaaataacgagattaaaattaatatatttttaataattgtttcatGTATAAGTAAGAAACCACGATAATCTAGCTTACCCAACTATGATTCAATTTTCactaaagaatttaataatgtttaatataatattttagtaaaatatatttgtattttaattgcagTCATCTAAAGAGTACAGTATATTATAGATTGATAATAGTATTGaataatactatttaaaaattctaattcttgattcgaaaatttgtttctagttgatatttttttcaactcatgaaaattattattgaataatgaaaatatataagtatttcttgataaatatatataaaattttttcatgcaaGCAAATTATGTCCATTTAatgctatataattttatttcaatatttcaacattttggaaatatattttttaaacaagaatgttcttttttgtatgtataaacattaaatgtttactccaaaacaaagtaaatataataccatttttttacaggGTCGGAAAGATATTCAAGTAGAGGCGGTCGTGGTGAACACTCAAACAGTTATAAAAGACCTCGTGTAAGAATACGGAATAAGATTTcagaaaaaacttaaaagcGTTTTTTTATGCCGTTGttcactaaattttttttgcaggaTTCGTATTCCGCTAGAGATGATCATCGATCTTCCAGTGAATCGCGTAAAAGGATGAGAAGCGATTCTTATCAGGTATGTAGCCTTTCCTTGCCGCTCTTTGCAGTCTCCTTCATTCGTTTCTCTATTTCGTAAGATGATCAATAACTGAAGAGAAAAGTATTGTATCGGTAATCAATATGCAATGCTCAGAAATTATATGGTCATGATATTTccctaaattaaattttccatgacgaaaaatttctttcgaaTAGAAGAgtcaagtattatttttatcttgtaatGTAACTGAGAACACGATGGTCCTGAAAGTTTGTCGCTTATAAATATTAGAGTGTAACGTATCAAAGAAGTTACATTTAAAGGAGTATATCAAGTGATTTCAGGACACTCGTATATAAGAAagatgaataatattttagatgaAACATTTATAAGTTGTCATACTTTCCTTTTAAGCAACGCGAACCAACGGCTTCTCGAACACTCGTTCTTTTTGCGTTGGGACGCTACTGCGGTGGAACGCTACAAAAacgtcaaattattaaaagatgaatcattaaaagatgaaatataccTAGATGgtatttatatgatattgCCCGCTGTCCGCATATATCCTATTAAAGTTTGAGAGCTATTTGAAAAGTCGATGGAAAAATTGAATGGATAGACGTGCGAATCGCATCACGTTATTCCCCATTAGAGAGCGATATCACGCCGCAATTTCGTGCAGTATACAAGaatagagagatagagaaattgtagagaaataatatgtacaacGTCCTCAGGTATCGGCCTTGTGACATGgaattttcatgaaatattCATAAAGCATCGTGTAACCGattatctaaattatgttaaattacaagaacacaaattttgaataagaCCTTCCCAATCGTAGACCTTTCCAATCGTATTTGGGGACACACGTGCGTCCCTTATCGACTTTACTTTAAGCTTGACAGAAAGGGAATTAGGAAAGAATTAATGTGTAATGTATTCATATCCCTGCAGAACGatggaaaaaaatactaaGCACGTATGATATGCATACGGGGGAGACGAGCGAAAAGTGGATATATGGATGGTACATACTTAATACGTAATATTGTCCCAACTATTATTACCAAATACGCAACCATGCACAAGTATTTACAAATATGAACAAATTACGTACATAGCGACGGCTTTGTTACTTTCGTTCGATTATCATCTTCGTTTACATGAAAGATTTGACTTATACTACTTACTATACTAAAAGTGACAGATAATTCGACTAAGTTGGAAAGGTCTATCGAGagcattatacatattatatacatgtatcgTTGAATAgcgaaatagaaatttattagctCGAGGGAAGCGAGCGCCGCTATCATTTTCAAGTATTACGAATACGAATGAAATTAATGAGTACATTTTTCACGTTTACGAAAAAAGCATTTAGGGATTCTTGATTGTTTAGGGAAAGTCAAATTACAGGTCTAGGTGATACAATGAGCATagaataacaattattaatctcATATGACTGCGACGGTCACATGACATTGAACCACTTTAAACGATAAACGATTAGCACTGCATGCACGTGATAACCGAATGATAAAATGAATATGGATTTAAAAgctgaaaaaaatagaagttaATTACAATATGCCAATAATTGCGCTGTTAATAGAtccatcaattttttattcggtTGATTGAGTTAGTCAGTTAGCCATTTAGTCAGTCGATTATTCGATATCAATCCATCAATCGATGTCAGTCGGTTAGTCACTCGATTAGCCCCAGTTGGACAGTAGCAATTAAGAGTTAAACGTAgacgtgtacgtgtgtgtgtgtgtgtagaaaGATCCCGAGAGTAAAACGGTAGGAAAGGGAAATAAAAAGGGGAGAGAAAAGATATGTATGCGCATAAACCACACATACGTGTAATACttatacgtaaatatatacatatgtgcttagaataaagtatataagagaaaaagaacaggAAAAATAGAAACGAAACGAAACGAAAGGAATGCATGTGGAAGGAgcacaattaaatttgatttggCAGGGTGGAGGTAGCGGTAGCGGCTCACAGAGGTATTCGTCGTACGGTTCGTCTGCGTCAGCGCCCTATGACGATAATAAGGGATCGTCATCGTCCGCCGTATACGAGGACAAGAGACAGAGCGAGCGCGCATCGTCGTACCACCGTTCCGAGGACCGTCACTCCGCCTCGCGGAGCTACGCGCCCCCGCCGCCACCTCGGATTAGCGAAATGGCACCACCACAGACTCAGAGGTATACCTCGAGTCGCGGAAGAATATCGCATCAGAACTCGAATTACCGAGGCCGCATTTCGACCCGCGGCGCCGGCGGTCGAGGTGGCGCGTTCCACCGTGTGAGCTCTCGATCGGACGTCCTCCTGGCTCGCAAGCGTACTCTGCATCTGCACTCGCTCGACTATCGTCGAAAGCTGCTAGGTTCGCGCTCGCGCGACTACATCCAGCGTGTGCGCATGACCACTACCAAACTACGCAGGaggtaatttattaatactacaGTCACTTaccgaaaaaaaataaaaaaaaaataaaaataaaaaaatcgtacGCAAATACTATCTCACGTAGCCTGTGCTTGGGTATATTCTTCTTCGAGGTCGGTTCCACGTAAACCGATTCTCGGTCGATGACCTGAGTGTCGCAAGACAATGATTTAAATGAAAGCGAACGGAAACGAATATACATACGTAAATAGATACCTAAGTAATAAATTGATCGATAGAAAGTCAAGATGCAAACAAAATCACGAAACAAATGTCCCACTgccgagaaagagaaaaagagctttttgcagggttctaaaaaaagaagaaatcagTGATGATAAACGTATAGACgcaatataataacttttgagATACGAgagcaaaaataattgtactttaTACTCGTCACGAGACGTATAATTCTCTTTAAAGTTTATAGCGGTACGACtatactatttatataatattttttggcaCGATCGAGAGTGTGCGAAGAGGTCAGAGcgcgatgaaaaaaaaaaagaaaaatgaataatagaCACTTTTAGCGTACACTACGAAACGCATTTCACATTTTATGGGACATAAAGCCGAGATATTAAGTCGATACTGTCGCGATACTATTTTCTACGTATCATCTATAAGCAAGTTTTGCTCGATGATACCACGAAAGACAAAGAAGCACGAAAAAATGGAATGCTGGAAAGTAATATAAGTCAAAACAAAATTGCTGTGTCATTAGTAGCGGTACTACTAGGCTAGCCGGAAGTAAAAAGGACTCGGGATCCGGAACCAGCGTGAAGGACAAGGATAGAGAGATGGCCAAAGCCATTAATGCGGAATTTTctgatgacgatgacgacgatgacgataaTAAGAGTAATTGGGACGACGAGGAAAAGGTAATTCAACTGTGACAAATTAGACAAGCTTATCAAATGTAAATTGTTTGTGGatttaagtatatttatgtaactcgAGCATTAAATGAATGTACAGTAATAAAAATCGAGGATTACAAAGacgcatttatttatattgttaaagtTCGATTTgcagaaattgtttttaatcacTGGTACTAAATATCGAAATCACATGATTGGATTTCTACCATCAGATTCTTGCTAACAATAAACTCGTCGAGAATTttctcatatatttaaaagcacattaaagataatataattttatatacatatttaaatatgacaACATTATCTCATATATACTtgaatgattttataatattcattgtccattaacattataatacagCCGCACGAACGCGATGAAGAAGAGGACGTGGAAGAGgatgagaaaaagaagaaaaaagaggaCAAACGTAAGAAGGAAAAACAAGATAGAGAAAGGCAACACTCTGAAGATgaggaagaaaaagatgaTGATATTAAAGAGCAGGATGATGATCAGAAGCGAGAAGTGAgttgtttctattttattatccaCTATACaatactattactattattattgtttcctTCATTTATCCTAATCTGTTTTATTGGATTTGCAGGAAGATGAGGACAATGATGGTGATGATGAGGAGCATGATGATAATGAAAAAACGGAACGCGATAGAAAGGCAGATTCCGAAGAATTGCCGAGCAGACGAGACGGTAGAAAATTCATAAAGTTGAAATGTCCGCATTGCGCCCATCACAGCGTTACCTTCAAAGAATATTCGCTCCATTTGTTCTCTGGCCGTCATAGCGCGGCGATGAAACGTATCGCGGCTCGACACAAGGTGACTCTCACACGTATGCGAGTCGTTCAACGACAGGAGCAGAGACGCATTGAGGCTCGTGATGCAGCACGCGGCACTCTACCCTCGCGCACCATGTTCTGTGCCATTTGCAAGTTGAATTACCGTTCCTTAAAAGCTGCTCATCAACTTTCCGAATCTCATCGCCAAATGAAACGATTTCTCACACCATTCTGTCGCGTTTGTCGTGTCCAGTTCCGTTCGCCAATGTTCTTTGAGACTCATATGTGCTCCCTGGAGCACATTAAGGTGATTGTCctttattttagtaattaatattaattttccttAGGCTGCGTTCGCTTTGACGCTCACGTTTGTGAGCATCATTTGTCCTTGGTaccaaatatttgataaacaagGGTGAGATTAAGCACTGTACCAAAAACAAACAACGATATATATTTCCGATTTAATTCTTCCTACCCTAATTCCTgtcaatgtaatataataatattattttgttcaattattttaattatatcgttTTCTTGTTCCATCACAGAGAAAGAGTATACTGAGAGATAGAATGAATGCAAATGGAAGCGGTGAAGCAGAGGCGGATTCGAGCGCGCCCGAGGAAGATGACAAGGAAGTTAACCTTGATAATTTTATGACTTTGGATTCTGTAGGTGATGTAGATGGTATGTAACAAATATGTTTCTGGTATAtaacgaaatatatttctaattttttgaagTATTTCCTTCGTGGACAAATctattatatgattttttttttatctctaagtGATAATACTTATTGTCTAATTAAGACATAATTGCTTTATGTCACATCAGCAATGTTTACAGAGGATGAAGACTCCAATgacaagaagaaagaaaaggcCGAAGGTGAAAGTTCGAGCGAAGCAGAAAAGAAATCAAAAGGCAAACAAATGATAAAAGTCGGTGCGGAGTACATAAAACGTGTTGAAGTACAGTACTGCGAATTGTGCAAGGTATATCTACCACGCAGCGAAAATACAGAACGAGCGGTCGCTTTACATTGTTCTACGCGCAGTCACCTTAAACGGTATGTCAATCGATTTAATAGGATCAAATCGAGATAGGCAAGTTATCAGTGATATTTAACAATCATATACATGTGTATTCGTATACTCGCAGGTACGTGCGAGATAATGATGACAAAGCGCTAAGACGTCAAGCGGAAAGAATACATCTACAGACATCTACGAATGTGAATTCTAGCAATTCCACCGCGACTAACAATACATCGGACAACGCGAAGACTTCTCCAGTCAATTCCGAGCCACAAATATCTGTTACACCAGTGTCCACCGCTGCTGATAACAATGGCGGCACagagtatattaaaattgaagaagAAAAGTCTAGTAGTTTAGAATCTGAGAAAAACGTGAAAGACAGTAAGAATAATCAGGGGGATGAAGACGACGACGATTATCGTGCGCATGGTagcgataaaataatttgggATGACGTTGACAAAGATTTAGGTGACATTTTAAGAGAAAGCGAGGCAGGGGCCTCAAAGTCGAGCGACGATGAGGATTCGCGTTACGATCGTTTTCGCAATTCGGAAAAAAAACTGGCcggaaaagataaagaaaacgaGAAGAACGAAATTCTCGAAGATAAGAGcggtaataacaaaattaaagatgtaaaaaattaagctAAAGATAGATACGTTGCATTATCGAAACTTGTCTTTTGCTGTATATCttcaatttatttgattcatttcttatcattttggtttcattttctcttaaatacaTCTCGTTCTTAGtaactttataaaatcatgcgaatatacattatatcaaattatcttttgtctaattaaaaaaaaaatttctgtgcGTAGTGTACGTgcgaaatatttattctttattacatatttcatcgTTCGTCTTTCTTCATTGTTTGAAACCGtgtcaattataatatatctaagGCTGAATTCGGGGAGCGCGCTATTTAGTTATTGTATTACTTTATCTTTACCATTTATTCTGAGTTATCAGTTCCTATTTGCTCTCCAACGGCCGATCGTGTACCATGCTTTAGTTCGAACAAAAATCTGACGAGCTTTTTTTCTCGGAAAATTAGGAGCTACTTGGTTTTgccttttttctttgtaagttatgttaaatataataactattaagtataattttctttaaattagctttacaaatttgaaaactcttacatgtttaaaataagTGCTTAAAGTACACAAAAAAGAtatcaacatattttttaattttttttaaacttaatttgaatatcccaggatttatttttgtgtacttcaataatactttaacatgtaaaaatttttaattctgtaaagcCAATTCgaagaaaatttgaatatgTAATTCGGTAATTCCACTCCAGTATTTCCTTAACTgtagaaaaatagaaagtcAGAAATTGGAATTAAACCCGAAACTTTACTAGTCTACCATGCAGCATAAAATCTTATGTCGCTCTTGTTCATTAGTTTACAAATGTTAAACAATGATACAATGACATTAGCATGCTCCTCGAATAGCtcaaatttcgaaattttcaatttatgtaattttaaatgtgtaaGTAACTATATCATTGATATATATGACCACATGTTGTCGAAGGGCTATCAGTGACAttgtcaaatataattatatatacgcaatacgtgaaataattaaatatgcaattttcaGTTATTAGCGTGAAGGAAAATGTGTGCGCCTGATCAATGTGTGCATTTCATGTAAGCACAGGTTATTGATCTTAATAAATTCTGCACTCTCTAGgatcaattatataattgtttttgacCAATTCCTGAATCACATGATTTGATCAATATGATTTGATATCATATCAATATGATTTGATCTTTATTATcgattactttaataaaataaaaacaattataagcCGATTTCATCaacttcaattaatttaaaaccggccgattaaatttatgaattatcaactaaaaaatttaaaacttaatttgaatatcttgggatttatttttgtgcacTTTACTAATACtttaaacatgtaaaaatttttaattctgtaaagcCAATTCGAAGAAAATTGAATAACTAATTCCATCACTCCAGTATCTCCTTAACTATAGAAAAATAGGAAGTCAAAAATTGGTCATCTAATTTAGGACATTTAAGTTATCTCTAacttaagtttttaattaaaataattgaaaagataaacattattagttaaaacacaaatttataattttcagaagatagataagaaaaaataccATCATTTTTAAGTTTTGCAATCGGcaatttataagtaaatatttctgattaaaggtattatatattgagtttgatatttaaaaaatggataaaaataatgtgtgATCATTTTGCAATCGAcagtttataaattgtttattttaattaatctgaaTTGGTGAGACCGCGCTTGCCGAAATTCTTCAGCAAAATAATTGGTTTTCGAATACCTACTTATAggagttttttaaattcagtAGTTCGGTATTCTTGCGTAGCGTCGGAGAAGAGAAACTTGTCTCTCTTCGGTAGTACGAGCTGTACGAGTTGTGAAATTGATTACGTGTTCAAGTGACGTAGCTCACGCATGCGCACGGAGGTCCGATTCGCGGAGAAATTTGTCCTTCCCCGATTCCTCGTGAATATGCCGGATCGGGACACGGAGACGACGGTGTCAGTGACTACAGTCGTCTCCGCGCGATCTTCGCGAGTTGTTGGGGTTCCCGTCGATTCCTCGTGGCCCGACGTCAAAGCTGTCGCGACCGTTGGAACGGCGCGCGGGAGCCGAGCGAGCGAAAGCGAGagcgagggagaaagagagagggtcGCGCCGCAACGTGCGCTCGCAACAACGCGAATTAATTGTTCTCACGGTGAGGGCCAGCCCTTGAACACGCGGTGCTCGCCGAGACGAAAGGTTGTGCGACTGCGCGAACGTACGTACGCACGCGGTGGTTCAGCGTGGTCTCCATCTCTCTCGATTTACACCTCGAATCCTCGCCTCATTCCCAACGTGTCACACAGAAATTGTCGGCGCGAGCGACGTTTGATGCTTGACATTGGGATACGATGGCACTGACACGGGGACTGCGATCGTTCTTCGTCCTGGGAACGAATTATGCATACAAGTGCGTAACTAGTCAAGCG of the Monomorium pharaonis isolate MP-MQ-018 chromosome 11, ASM1337386v2, whole genome shotgun sequence genome contains:
- the LOC105833186 gene encoding DBIRD complex subunit ZNF326 isoform X1, with translation MSYGYNKYSSTMSSRGRGFSSRGGGSYRGRGGGGNEWNGSAGGNVSRGGYSSSRGGRFKYSTTSYDSRSKYNSGSERYSSRGGRGEHSNSYKRPRDSYSARDDHRSSSESRKRMRSDSYQGGGSGSGSQRYSSYGSSASAPYDDNKGSSSSAVYEDKRQSERASSYHRSEDRHSASRSYAPPPPPRISEMAPPQTQRYTSSRGRISHQNSNYRGRISTRGAGGRGGAFHRVSSRSDVLLARKRTLHLHSLDYRRKLLGSRSRDYIQRVRMTTTKLRRSSGTTRLAGSKKDSGSGTSVKDKDREMAKAINAEFSDDDDDDDDNKSNWDDEEKPHERDEEEDVEEDEKKKKKEDKRKKEKQDRERQHSEDEEEKDDDIKEQDDDQKREEDEDNDGDDEEHDDNEKTERDRKADSEELPSRRDGRKFIKLKCPHCAHHSVTFKEYSLHLFSGRHSAAMKRIAARHKVTLTRMRVVQRQEQRRIEARDAARGTLPSRTMFCAICKLNYRSLKAAHQLSESHRQMKRFLTPFCRVCRVQFRSPMFFETHMCSLEHIKRKSILRDRMNANGSGEAEADSSAPEEDDKEVNLDNFMTLDSVGDVDAMFTEDEDSNDKKKEKAEGESSSEAEKKSKGKQMIKVGAEYIKRVEVQYCELCKVYLPRSENTERAVALHCSTRSHLKRYVRDNDDKALRRQAERIHLQTSTNVNSSNSTATNNTSDNAKTSPVNSEPQISVTPVSTAADNNGGTEYIKIEEEKSSSLESEKNVKDSKNNQGDEDDDDYRAHGSDKIIWDDVDKDLGDILRESEAGASKSSDDEDSRYDRFRNSEKKLAGKDKENEKNEILEDKSGNNKIKDVKN
- the LOC105833186 gene encoding uncharacterized protein DDB_G0283697 isoform X4 — its product is MSYGYNKYSSTMSSRGRGFSSRGGGSYRGRGGGGNEWNGSAGGNVSRGGYSSSRGGRFKYSTTSYDSRSKYNSGSERYSSRGGRGEHSNSYKRPRDSYSARDDHRSSSESRKRMRSDSYQGGGSGSGSQRYSSYGSSASAPYDDNKGSSSSAVYEDKRQSERASSYHRSEDRHSASRSYAPPPPPRISEMAPPQTQRYTSSRGRISHQNSNYRGRISTRGAGGRGGAFHRVSSRSDVLLARKRTLHLHSLDYRRKLLGSRSRDYIQRVRMTTTKLRRSGTTRLAGSKKDSGSGTSVKDKDREMAKAINAEFSDDDDDDDDNKSNWDDEEKPHERDEEEDVEEDEKKKKKEDKRKKEKQDRERQHSEDEEEKDDDIKEQDDDQKREEDEDNDGDDEEHDDNEKTERDRKADSEELPSRRDGRKFIKLKCPHCAHHSVTFKEYSLHLFSGRHSAAMKRIAARHKVTLTRMRVVQRQEQRRIEARDAARGTLPSRTMFCAICKLNYRSLKAAHQLSESHRQMKRFLTPFCRVCRVQFRSPMFFETHMCSLEHIKRKSILRDRMNANGSGEAEADSSAPEEDDKEVNLDNFMTLDSVGDVDEDEDSNDKKKEKAEGESSSEAEKKSKGKQMIKVGAEYIKRVEVQYCELCKVYLPRSENTERAVALHCSTRSHLKRYVRDNDDKALRRQAERIHLQTSTNVNSSNSTATNNTSDNAKTSPVNSEPQISVTPVSTAADNNGGTEYIKIEEEKSSSLESEKNVKDSKNNQGDEDDDDYRAHGSDKIIWDDVDKDLGDILRESEAGASKSSDDEDSRYDRFRNSEKKLAGKDKENEKNEILEDKSGNNKIKDVKN